The Sphingobacteriales bacterium nucleotide sequence ATGTTTGCTTGAACATTGTAACTTCCATTTATAATCCCTGCTTTGTCCTCGTATTTTATCCAAAAATATATGTATTCATTGCCTTTAGCTTCTTTCTTTCTAAAAACTATATAGCCTTTGTTTTGTATGGTAAATTCAAAGAGATCAGATGGGTAAATAAAGTATGTGTTATTAGAACTTATAATGTTTTCATCCCAATTATCATCAGTTGCCCAAATATTATTATCATCAATAGAAATATTATCATGTAGAATAAGATTATTTGAAAGATATGGGTTGTTGTAATTTAAAAATTCTAATTGAACTCCTTTGCCGTCTATACTGAAGCAAGTTAGACCAATAACTGTTTCTCTATAACCGAAGGTTCCCAAACGTGAAGTTAAATTTATATTGATTCTATCACCATCATATAGAATGATGTTTTTATCAACCGTAGATAGAAATAATTCTTGATTTAACACAGGATAATTTGTTTTCATATTTAATGTAAATTTCCCATTTTTTATATTTCCACCACCTGGTGTTGGAACAACACAGCCCGTAAAAATTGTTGCTGCAAAGGCTATGATAGCTGCTATCATTAATCCTTTTGTTTTGTTTGTTGTGTTCATTTTTATATTGTTTTAATTATTTCTGACCAGCTAATAATATTTCGTTCGGATTTTTACTAACAGCAGTTTCTAAAATTTTTGCAGTAATATCTGTAGTTACATTAGGAATGTGCAAACCAACTATTTGGTATTTTATCCAACCATAGAAATAGTTGCCATCTTTTAAAATTCTAAGCCCAGAAAATGCTGTTCCATCTGTATTTGTTTTTAGTTTATAATTTGCTATTTGTGAATTATATGTATATATATCTGTAAATTTAGCTGATGCCACTATTCCAGCACTCTCTCCTAAACTATTCGACCATAAAATATTAGGTAAAATAATTGACTTGTTTAGTTCAACATAATAACTTTTATTTTCAAACGTACTATTGTTTTTATTTAATAAACTATCAAATGCAAATTCAATATTATTACCTTCTGCATATATATAGTTACCTTTAAATATAACATAATGTTCTTGAGTCCATCTTTTGCAAATAAATTTAATATCAATAATGCTATCATTGTTAATATCAAGATTGTAGTTGTATGTAGTATCATTCCAGTTTAATTTTGAATTAATACTTAGATTCCATGTTTTGTGAATGATGTTTGGATTTGTTCCGCCGCCACCTGGTGTAGGTACACAAGCTGTAAAAATTGTTGCTGCAAAGGCAATAATACTTGCTATTATTAATCCTTTTGTTTTGTTTCTTGTATTCATTTTTATATTATTTTTTAGTTTAAAAGTTATTTCTACTATGCAAACTTATTACTAAAAAAATAAAATTATGAATATAAAAAAACGTCTTTGTCAATAAAAAATGGAAATATTTTTATTAATAAATTGGCTAGCTCTATGTTTATTATTTATTAAAACCTAATAAAAATATATTGTAATTGGTTCGTTTTGTGAAAATAAAAATACTTATTTGTCAATACTCAACTAATATTGGCAGATTTTTTGTGAAAAAAAATAATATTTCTATAGTAGATTTTTATGCAAATTCACTCAATTCTAACCAACGTAGTTCTTTGCCATCTAAGGTTTGAATGATTTGTTCTAGTTCAGTTGCAATTTCTTGTATGGCATCATGGCTAAGACTACCTGAGCTAAGTTTTTCTGTCAATTGTATTTTGAGTTGTTGTAGTGTGTCAATGTCTTTTTCTAATTGCAAGAATTCTTGTTGTTCTTTGAAGCTTAATTTTCGTTTGTCTTTTACAATATCTTTTTTTGTTTCTGTTTTGTTTTTTTCTGCTATGGCTAAATTCTCTTTTTCTATTCTTAGTTGTTCTTTCAAATCATCTCTATATTCTTTGTAGTTGCCTAAGAATGTTTTTATCTTTCCATTGCCTTCAAACACAAATAACCAATCTGTCAGTTTATCCAAAAAATATCTATCGTGTGATACAATGATTAAACAACCTTTGTATTCCAATAAAAAGTTTTCTAATACATTTAATGTTAGAATATCTAAATCGTTGGTTGGCTCATCTAAGATTAAAAAATTTGGCAGTTAGAATCCTTTTAATATTCTAATAAGTGTAGATTTGCCAGAACCATTTTTTGCTATGATGGCAATTTTCTGACCTTTGTCTTTTAGGAAAGTAATACTGCAGAACAACAAGCGTTCGCCGTAGTATTTAGAAAGATTCTGAACTGAACGGTAATTCGTAAAAAAAAATGAAAAATTTGAATGTTGCTAAGGTAATAATTAGTTGTATTAACAAAGAAGCCTTGCAGTTTTGCAAGGCTTCTTTGTGGTATTAAAATTTAGAAAGATTATTATTTCCCTGTGACTATACTATTTAATTGTTGTTTACCTTCGTAACAAGTTGTTTCTAACGACATATATTTTTTAACAGTATTTGTGCTTTGGTCAGTATACGATTTTACAACACTTTTTGAACCAATTCTTATCCAACAATATAAATATTCATTAGGTCCTTTGTATTTTCTAAACACAAAATATTTTGTAATAGTTCGAGGGACTAAGTTTACGGTATTTGTTATATATTTTTCTGCATATATATCATGCCAGTCATATTCATCAGGATATGCATCATTAGGATATGTAGTACTATTAACAGTTTTATCAGCAGCTAGCATACTTGTATTAGTAGCACCCTGCAATTGTTGCAAAAATATCATCAGCATAACTAGGTATATATAATGCTTGATAATTTCCTGCACCTTCTCCATTTATATTATTAATATTTACAATTGATACCATTTGCCCTTTTATTGAAAAATAATTACCTGGAACATACCCATCCATAGACGTTATTTTAATTTCTATGGAGTCTCCATCGAAAAGAAAAGTTTTTTTGCTGTTCTCGATGCAGAACAAGAATATGGACACATTAAACTTGAATATTCCCATACAGTATCTAAATTTACTGAAAATCCAATATTAAAAGCATCAGTAGGAAAAAATTGTTGCTGTAAAGGAAATAACAGCTGCTATTATCAATCCTTTTGTTTTGTTTTTTGTCTTCATTTTTTTATTTTATGATTTGTAATTTATTTCTTATAATGTAAAAATAATACTAAAACAATAAAAAGTAAAGTATAAAATACAAAAAAATGGAAATATTTCTATGAATAATACGATTGGTAGATTTTTTTGTTAGAAAAATAATATTTCTATAGTAGATTTTTATGCAAATTCACTCAATTCTAACCAACGTAGTTCTTTGTCATCTAAGGTTTGAATGATTTGTTCTAATTCAGTTGCAATTTCTTGTATGGCATCATGGCTAAGATTACCAGAACTAAGTTTTTCTGTCAATTGTATTTTGAGTTGTTGTAGTGTGTCAATGTCTTTTTCTAATTGCAAGAATTCTTGTTGTTCTTTAAAACTTAATTTTCGTTTTTCCTTTACAATATCTTTTTTTGTTTCTGTTTTGTTTTTTTTCTGCTAAGGCTAAATTCTCTTTTTCTATTCTTAGTTGCTCTTTCAAATCATCTCTATATTCTTTGTAGTTGCCTAAGAATGTTTTTATCTTTCCATTGCCTTCAAACACAAATAACCAATCTGTTAGTTTGTCCAAAAAGTATCTATCGTGTGATACAATGATTAAACAACCTTTGTATTCCAATAAAAAGTTTTCTAATACATTTAATGTTAGAATGTCTAAATCGTTGGTAGGCTCATCTAAGATTAAAAAATTTGGATTTTGCATTAAAATTGTTAGTAAATACAATCTGCGTTTTTCGCCGCCACTCAAAGTTGATACATAATTATATTGTTGGTCTGGTGTAAATAAAAATCTTTCTAACATTTGCGAAGCAGAAATCTGTCCGCCAGCTACTGGAATATATTCTGCAATGTCTTTAATAACTTCAATGACGCGCTTACCATCTTTGAGTTGCATGCCTTTTTGGTTGTAGTATCCAAATACCATTGTTTCGCCAAGTACAATATTGCCTTCGTCTGGTTTTTGGTTGCCTACAATAATATTTAGTAAGGTAGACTTTCCGCAACCATTTCTGCCTACTATACCAACGCGTTCGCCACGCTGAAATTTGTAAGAAAACTTGTCTAATAATATTTTGTTGTCGTATTTTTTGCTGATGTTGTGTAGCTCTACAATTTTGCCACCCATTCTG carries:
- a CDS encoding ATP-binding cassette domain-containing protein, which translates into the protein MLFCSITFLKDKGQKIAIIAKNGSGKSTLIRILKGF